Proteins from one Aureimonas sp. SA4125 genomic window:
- a CDS encoding ammonium transporter: MRFAKTLLSTAVLAGLAATAAFAQDAAAPAVDAAAAVAPAAPAVPNPGNTTWMLISSILVLFMTVPGLALFYGGLVRAKNMLSVLMQVTMITAVMMIVWVVYGYSMAFGGSTSPYWGGLGKLFLAGVTTDSVSATFSSEVIPEYVFICFQMTFAAITPALIIGAFAERVKFSAVILFSILWATFIYFPVAHMVWDAAGLIFTGAHAGGIAALDFAGGTVVHINAGIAGLVGCIMIGKRTGLGRDMMAPHSMTLTMVGASILWVGWFGFNAGSNLEANGGTALAMINTFTATAGAIVAWAIAESFGRGKASMLGAASGMVAGLVAVTPAAGLIGPVAAIFLGAIASVVCYFFVAVIKPKFGYDDALDVFGIHGIGGIIGAIGTGFLASSSLGGVGYVDGVTMGGQVYSQIIAVLITLVWSGIGSLILYKIVDLVIGLRPTVEAEREGLDITYHGEAAYHAS, translated from the coding sequence ATGCGATTTGCCAAAACCCTCCTCTCGACCGCGGTTCTCGCCGGCCTCGCCGCAACCGCGGCCTTCGCCCAGGACGCCGCCGCCCCGGCGGTCGATGCGGCTGCCGCTGTGGCGCCGGCAGCTCCTGCCGTTCCCAATCCCGGGAACACGACCTGGATGCTGATCTCCTCGATCCTCGTCCTGTTCATGACGGTGCCGGGCCTTGCCTTGTTCTACGGCGGTCTCGTGCGCGCCAAGAACATGCTGTCGGTGCTGATGCAGGTCACCATGATCACCGCCGTGATGATGATCGTCTGGGTCGTCTACGGATATTCCATGGCCTTCGGCGGATCCACCAGCCCGTATTGGGGCGGCCTCGGCAAGCTGTTCCTCGCCGGTGTCACGACGGATTCGGTCTCGGCGACGTTCTCCTCCGAGGTCATTCCGGAATATGTCTTCATCTGCTTCCAGATGACGTTCGCCGCCATCACGCCGGCGCTCATCATCGGTGCGTTTGCCGAACGGGTGAAGTTCTCCGCGGTGATCCTGTTCTCGATCCTCTGGGCGACCTTCATCTACTTCCCGGTCGCGCACATGGTGTGGGATGCCGCAGGGCTCATCTTCACCGGCGCCCATGCCGGCGGTATCGCCGCGCTCGACTTTGCCGGTGGCACGGTCGTGCATATCAATGCCGGCATCGCCGGACTTGTCGGCTGCATCATGATCGGCAAGCGCACCGGCCTCGGCCGCGACATGATGGCGCCGCACTCGATGACGCTGACCATGGTCGGCGCCTCCATTCTCTGGGTTGGCTGGTTCGGCTTCAATGCCGGTTCCAACCTCGAGGCCAATGGCGGCACCGCGCTTGCCATGATCAACACGTTCACGGCAACCGCCGGCGCGATCGTCGCCTGGGCCATCGCGGAAAGCTTTGGTCGGGGCAAGGCCTCGATGCTGGGCGCTGCGTCCGGCATGGTCGCCGGACTGGTCGCGGTGACGCCCGCCGCCGGCCTGATCGGGCCGGTCGCGGCGATCTTCCTCGGTGCGATCGCCTCTGTCGTCTGCTACTTCTTCGTCGCCGTCATCAAGCCGAAGTTCGGCTATGACGATGCGCTCGACGTCTTCGGCATCCACGGCATCGGCGGCATCATCGGCGCCATCGGCACCGGCTTCCTGGCGAGCTCCTCGCTCGGCGGCGTCGGCTATGTCGACGGCGTCACCATGGGCGGCCAGGTCTACTCGCAGATCATTGCCGTGCTCATCACCCTCGTGTGGAGCGGCATCGGTTCGCTCATTCTCTACAAGATCGTCGATCTCGTGATCGGTCTGCGCCCGACTGTCGAAGCCGAGCGCGAGGGTCTCGACATCACCTATCACGGCGAGGCGGCCTATCACGCCTCCTGA
- a CDS encoding GNAT family N-acetyltransferase → MHIRHEATETGGRFLVSDVPGAELIYLHPRPRTIVIDHTFVPETRRGEGTGETLVAAAVDYARRMGLQVDPRCPFAQRKFARHADWQSLLAK, encoded by the coding sequence ATGCATATCCGACACGAAGCCACGGAAACCGGCGGACGCTTCCTCGTCAGCGACGTTCCCGGCGCCGAACTGATCTATCTCCATCCGCGTCCTCGGACGATCGTCATCGACCACACCTTCGTGCCGGAAACCCGGCGCGGCGAGGGCACGGGCGAGACGCTCGTGGCGGCGGCGGTCGACTATGCCCGGCGCATGGGATTGCAGGTCGACCCGCGCTGCCCCTTCGCCCAGCGCAAATTCGCTCGCCACGCCGACTGGCAGAGCCTGCTGGCGAAGTAG
- a CDS encoding DUF2849 domain-containing protein, translating to MANEAKAGPKASPKSKGPQLPVVLSANNLLAGDVVFLAADGWTRDPSKASVGADPETAAAMEARAASDVKANLVVDPYLVPVTIAASGLPVARHFRELIRQKGPSIHPDYGKQAEFDNRYEA from the coding sequence ATGGCGAATGAAGCGAAGGCGGGACCGAAGGCCTCGCCGAAGAGCAAGGGACCGCAGCTTCCCGTCGTGCTCAGCGCCAACAATCTGCTCGCCGGCGACGTCGTCTTCCTGGCGGCCGACGGCTGGACGCGCGATCCCTCCAAGGCTTCGGTCGGCGCCGACCCCGAGACCGCCGCCGCCATGGAAGCGCGCGCTGCTTCGGACGTGAAGGCCAATCTCGTCGTCGATCCCTATCTCGTGCCGGTGACGATCGCGGCCAGCGGCCTGCCGGTGGCGCGCCATTTCCGCGAGCTGATCCGCCAGAAGGGCCCGAGCATCCATCCCGACTACGGCAAGCAGGCCGAGTTCGACAACCGCTACGAAGCCTGA
- a CDS encoding DUF1349 domain-containing protein, producing MFDRCTWLNEPVRWSLGENRLDVVTDARTDFWQETHYGFSRDSGHFFGARTQGDFTAEVRVRASYETLYDQAGMMVRVDAANWVKVGIEHSDGRPMLGSVLTQGRSDWATGPYDGNAADFRLRITVREGVLRLQASSDGALWPLMRLAPFIRADSYMVGPMCCTPERAGLSVAFSDFSIGPPSTKTLHDLS from the coding sequence ATGTTCGACCGCTGCACCTGGCTGAACGAGCCCGTCCGTTGGTCGCTCGGCGAAAATCGTCTCGACGTCGTCACCGACGCCCGCACCGACTTCTGGCAGGAGACGCATTACGGCTTCAGCCGGGACAGCGGCCATTTCTTTGGCGCCCGCACGCAGGGCGACTTCACGGCGGAAGTCAGGGTCAGAGCGTCCTACGAGACGCTTTACGACCAGGCCGGAATGATGGTGCGCGTCGACGCTGCCAACTGGGTGAAGGTCGGGATCGAACATTCCGACGGTCGCCCGATGCTGGGCAGCGTCCTGACGCAGGGCCGGTCCGACTGGGCGACGGGGCCCTATGACGGCAATGCCGCGGATTTCCGCCTGCGGATCACCGTCCGGGAGGGCGTCCTCAGGCTTCAGGCCTCGAGCGACGGAGCGCTCTGGCCGCTGATGCGGCTTGCGCCCTTCATCCGCGCCGACTCCTATATGGTCGGACCGATGTGCTGCACGCCCGAGCGGGCGGGTCTGTCCGTCGCCTTCAGCGATTTCTCTATCGGGCCGCCCTCGACGAAAACCCTGCACGACCTGTCGTAG
- a CDS encoding ubiquinone biosynthesis hydroxylase — translation MPAEFQIPKRADIVVAGAGYVGLATAVAIADAAPSLKIVLVDAAPEGAWKRDGRASAIAAAAIRMLTQLGLWADLLPEAQPITEMIVTDSKTADVVRPVFLTFGGEAQPGEPFAHMVPNVALNGALRARAAALGVEIRAASTVTGIEEGPASITVRLAGGTGIEAKLLVACDGVKSAIRAMAGIATIHKDYGQSGIVCTVAHERPHGGRAEEHFLPSGPFAILPLKGNRSSLVWTEPTREADRLVAGDDMMFELELEQRFGHKLGRLSVEGGKRAFPLGLTIARAFVKPRIALAGDAAHGIHPIAGQGLNLGFKDAAALAEVVVDAARLGLDIGALDVLETYQRWRRFDTVQMGVTTDVLNRLFSNDNPLLRAARSFGLSLVDRAPPLKDFFIGQAAGLTRGPSPRLLQGEPI, via the coding sequence ATGCCCGCGGAGTTCCAGATACCCAAACGGGCCGACATCGTCGTCGCCGGTGCCGGCTATGTCGGGCTTGCAACGGCCGTCGCCATTGCCGATGCCGCGCCGAGCCTCAAGATCGTCCTCGTCGATGCCGCGCCCGAAGGCGCCTGGAAGAGGGACGGCCGCGCCTCGGCGATCGCCGCCGCCGCGATCCGCATGCTGACGCAGCTCGGACTCTGGGCGGACCTTCTGCCCGAGGCGCAGCCGATCACCGAGATGATCGTCACCGATTCCAAGACCGCGGACGTCGTGCGGCCGGTCTTCCTCACCTTCGGCGGCGAGGCCCAGCCGGGCGAACCCTTCGCCCACATGGTGCCGAACGTCGCCCTCAACGGGGCGCTGCGGGCCCGCGCCGCCGCGCTCGGCGTCGAGATCCGCGCCGCCTCGACCGTCACCGGCATCGAGGAAGGCCCGGCCTCGATCACCGTGCGTCTGGCGGGTGGCACCGGCATCGAGGCAAAGCTGCTCGTGGCCTGCGACGGCGTGAAGTCGGCGATCCGGGCCATGGCCGGCATTGCCACCATCCATAAGGACTACGGCCAGTCCGGCATCGTCTGCACCGTGGCGCACGAGCGCCCGCATGGCGGCCGGGCGGAAGAGCATTTCCTGCCCTCCGGCCCCTTCGCCATCCTGCCCCTGAAGGGCAACCGTTCCTCGCTCGTCTGGACCGAGCCGACGCGCGAGGCCGACCGCCTCGTCGCCGGCGACGACATGATGTTCGAGCTCGAACTCGAACAGCGTTTCGGCCACAAGCTCGGCCGCCTCTCCGTCGAGGGCGGCAAGCGCGCCTTCCCGCTCGGCCTCACCATCGCCCGCGCCTTCGTCAAGCCGCGTATCGCGCTCGCCGGCGACGCCGCGCACGGCATTCACCCGATCGCCGGCCAGGGTCTCAATCTCGGCTTCAAGGACGCTGCCGCGCTCGCGGAAGTCGTCGTCGACGCGGCGCGCCTCGGGCTCGATATCGGCGCGCTCGACGTGCTCGAGACCTATCAGCGCTGGCGTCGCTTCGACACGGTGCAGATGGGCGTCACAACCGACGTGCTGAATCGCCTGTTCTCCAACGACAACCCGCTTCTGCGCGCGGCCCGCTCCTTCGGCCTGTCGCTGGTCGACCGCGCTCCGCCCCTGAAGGATTTCTTCATCGGCCAGGCCGCCGGCCTCACCCGCGGACCGTCGCCGCGGCTGCTGCAGGGCGAGCCGATCTGA
- the tesB gene encoding acyl-CoA thioesterase II — protein MDEGVAKLLKILDLERIEENLFRGVSPDQSWQRVFGGQVIAQALVAAQRTVDPERMVHSLHGYFLRPGDPKVPIVYDVDRIRDGGSFTTRRVVAIQHGAAIFSLSASFQRHEEGLAHQAPMPDVPHPDTLPHGAALSALLLDKAPEPVQRYWRRPRPIEFRPVSFDHYLTNDKLDPVQQIWVRALSDIGDDPALNAAVLAYLSDMTLLDTALFAHGRSVFDAGIQAASLDHSMWFHRPAKVSDWLLYAQDSPSSSGGRGLTRGSLFSLSGNLVASVAQEGLIRPRKIMPEN, from the coding sequence ATGGACGAGGGCGTCGCGAAGCTTTTGAAGATCCTCGATCTCGAGCGGATCGAAGAGAATCTCTTTCGTGGCGTTTCGCCCGATCAGAGCTGGCAGCGTGTGTTCGGCGGGCAGGTGATCGCCCAGGCGCTGGTCGCCGCCCAGCGCACCGTCGATCCCGAACGCATGGTGCATTCGCTGCACGGCTATTTCCTCAGGCCGGGCGATCCGAAGGTGCCGATCGTCTACGATGTCGACCGCATCCGCGACGGCGGCTCCTTCACCACGCGGCGCGTCGTCGCAATCCAGCACGGCGCGGCGATCTTCTCGCTCTCGGCGTCGTTCCAGCGACACGAGGAGGGGCTGGCGCACCAGGCGCCGATGCCGGACGTGCCGCATCCGGACACTCTGCCGCACGGGGCGGCACTCTCCGCCCTGCTGCTCGACAAGGCGCCGGAGCCGGTGCAGCGCTACTGGCGCCGCCCCCGGCCGATCGAGTTCCGGCCGGTGTCCTTCGATCACTATCTGACCAACGACAAGCTCGACCCGGTGCAGCAGATCTGGGTCCGTGCCTTGTCCGACATCGGCGACGATCCGGCCCTGAATGCCGCCGTCCTGGCCTATCTCTCCGACATGACGCTGCTCGATACCGCCCTCTTCGCCCATGGCCGCTCGGTCTTCGACGCCGGCATCCAGGCCGCGAGCCTCGATCATTCCATGTGGTTCCATCGACCTGCCAAGGTCTCGGACTGGCTGCTCTACGCCCAGGACAGCCCGAGTTCCTCCGGCGGCCGCGGGTTGACGCGCGGTTCGCTGTTTTCGCTGAGCGGAAACCTTGTCGCCTCCGTGGCTCAGGAAGGGCTGATCCGTCCAAGGAAGATTATGCCGGAAAATTAG
- a CDS encoding outer membrane lipoprotein carrier protein LolA gives MLRHKTRTTRRLATALLGLGLMLPAAMPAAHAQASAAAQAVADHFSGVKSMTGDFMQFDPNGKQTEGKFYIERPGKIRFDYSGAPLRVIADGEQVAINNRKLNTWDLYPLSKTPLKLLLGQTIDLSSANIESVKEEPDLTTIVMGDKSVFGDSRITMMFDPTSFDLRQWTIRDNQGKDTSVMVYNIRSGVAFDQSMFKIPYTAIAAGQTGK, from the coding sequence ATGCTTCGCCACAAGACCCGCACCACCCGCCGCCTGGCGACCGCGCTTCTCGGTCTCGGCCTGATGCTGCCTGCCGCGATGCCGGCGGCGCATGCCCAGGCGAGCGCGGCCGCGCAGGCGGTCGCCGATCACTTTTCCGGGGTCAAGTCGATGACCGGCGACTTCATGCAGTTCGACCCGAACGGCAAGCAGACCGAAGGCAAATTCTACATCGAGCGGCCGGGCAAGATCCGCTTCGACTATTCCGGCGCGCCGCTGCGCGTCATCGCCGATGGCGAGCAGGTGGCCATCAACAACCGCAAGCTCAACACCTGGGATCTCTATCCCCTGTCGAAGACGCCGCTGAAGCTCCTGCTTGGCCAGACCATCGACCTCTCCTCGGCCAATATCGAGAGCGTCAAGGAGGAGCCCGACCTGACGACCATCGTCATGGGTGACAAGTCGGTGTTCGGCGACAGCCGCATCACCATGATGTTCGACCCGACGAGTTTTGACCTGCGCCAGTGGACGATCCGCGACAACCAGGGCAAGGACACGAGCGTGATGGTCTACAACATCCGCTCGGGCGTCGCCTTCGACCAGTCGATGTTCAAGATTCCCTATACCGCGATCGCCGCCGGCCAGACCGGCAAGTAG
- a CDS encoding DNA translocase FtsK: MASTTTGPRTAARTDGAHRPEPTGFLRRQGEIAVGFGLLGLAAFLAVSMATWTVTDPSFSQSNHNEVANLAGPAGAVVADIVMQVFGLGAVLLAVLPVIWGIIVALGKPIDRIWRRAWLALAGVVLASAALGCLTAPAGWPLPIGLGGVAGDLVLKFPALATGAYPDGVLAMVLAAMIAVPAGWLFLNGAALIDRPSADPMVAADRRTQIAARAAATGQAARSAAEEDEDEGEGKLALLFGALAHTAYSAKAAFDRRRTDLQAKRNEPAEFADRFDTWHDNPQEDTEFTPPPPPRETHPRQIRVTAPAQSGGYIDPLDDEENGEPRSDKPEPFQFDTPVAAPRATAVDDDAFEVEDEDDAYRAEGLEDDQNVDGLDLDDAIVGPAEPVTDRPPVEETSGWRGLAANIVAFPGKRRGKSEAVAPAAREAVRAEPAPLPARTSALAAAPVRVAPAATIPARGRTQRGGEAMLARNAVPLPFELPPIDLLAPPRPRSRDTMLSPEILQENARLLEGVLDDFGVRGEIIEVRPGPVVTLYELEPAPGIKSSRVIGLADDIARSMSAISARVAVIPGKNAIGIELPNQKRETVYFREMIASESFQHNKAKLALALGKTIGGEAVIADLAKMPHLLVAGTTGSGKSVSINTMILSLLYRLSPAECRMIMIDPKMLELSVYDGIPHLLSPVVTDPKKAVVALKWTVREMEDRYRKMSKVGVRNIDGFNARVAAAIEKGETISRTVQTGFDRETGEPIFESEEFDLQPLPYIVVIIDEMADLMMVAGKDIEGTVQRLAQMARAAGIHVIMATQRPSVDVITGTIKANFPTRISFQVTSKIDSRTILQEQGAEQLLGMGDMLFMAGGGRIQRVHGPFVDDAEVEHIVAHLKAQGTPDYLDAILEEDDELGGETGGKGGDTGGDPDGEADLYDQAVAIVLRDGKASTSYVQRRLSIGYNRAASIIERMEREGIVGPANHAGKREILVPTEEERM, encoded by the coding sequence ATGGCGTCTACGACAACGGGACCACGGACAGCGGCGCGGACCGACGGGGCGCATCGTCCCGAACCGACCGGCTTCCTGCGCCGCCAGGGCGAGATCGCCGTCGGTTTCGGGCTGCTCGGGCTTGCAGCCTTCCTCGCGGTGTCGATGGCGACGTGGACGGTGACCGACCCGTCCTTCAGCCAGTCCAACCACAACGAGGTCGCCAATCTCGCTGGCCCGGCCGGCGCGGTGGTGGCCGACATCGTCATGCAGGTGTTCGGCCTCGGCGCCGTGCTTCTGGCGGTCCTGCCCGTCATCTGGGGCATCATCGTCGCCCTGGGCAAGCCGATCGACCGGATCTGGCGCCGTGCCTGGCTGGCGCTGGCCGGCGTGGTGCTGGCGTCTGCGGCGCTCGGCTGCCTGACGGCGCCGGCCGGCTGGCCGCTGCCGATCGGTCTCGGCGGCGTCGCCGGCGACCTGGTCCTCAAGTTTCCGGCGCTCGCCACCGGCGCCTATCCCGATGGCGTTCTCGCCATGGTCTTGGCGGCGATGATCGCGGTGCCGGCCGGCTGGCTCTTTCTAAACGGCGCGGCGCTCATCGATCGTCCCTCGGCCGATCCCATGGTGGCCGCCGACCGCCGCACGCAGATTGCGGCGCGCGCCGCCGCGACCGGTCAGGCCGCCCGGTCCGCCGCCGAGGAGGACGAGGACGAGGGTGAAGGCAAGCTCGCCCTTCTCTTCGGCGCCCTCGCGCACACCGCCTATTCGGCCAAGGCCGCCTTCGACCGGCGCCGTACCGATCTGCAGGCCAAGCGCAACGAGCCGGCGGAGTTCGCCGACCGCTTCGACACCTGGCACGACAATCCGCAGGAGGATACCGAGTTCACGCCGCCGCCGCCGCCCCGTGAGACCCATCCCCGCCAGATCCGCGTCACGGCGCCCGCGCAGAGCGGCGGCTACATCGATCCGCTCGATGACGAGGAGAACGGCGAACCCCGCAGCGACAAGCCAGAGCCTTTCCAGTTCGATACGCCGGTTGCCGCGCCGCGCGCGACGGCTGTCGACGACGATGCCTTCGAGGTGGAGGACGAAGACGACGCTTACCGCGCCGAGGGCCTGGAAGACGATCAGAACGTCGACGGCCTCGACCTCGACGACGCCATTGTCGGGCCGGCCGAGCCCGTCACGGACCGCCCCCCGGTCGAGGAGACCTCGGGCTGGCGGGGCCTTGCCGCCAATATCGTCGCGTTCCCCGGCAAGCGGCGCGGGAAGAGCGAGGCAGTGGCGCCTGCGGCTCGGGAGGCCGTCCGTGCCGAGCCGGCACCCCTTCCGGCCCGCACCTCGGCGCTTGCCGCCGCACCGGTGCGTGTCGCGCCCGCTGCCACCATTCCGGCGCGCGGCCGCACGCAGCGCGGCGGCGAGGCGATGCTCGCCCGCAACGCCGTGCCGCTCCCCTTCGAATTGCCGCCGATCGACCTGCTCGCGCCGCCGCGGCCGCGTAGCCGCGACACCATGCTGTCGCCCGAGATCCTGCAGGAGAACGCCCGGCTTCTGGAGGGCGTTCTCGACGACTTCGGCGTGCGCGGCGAGATCATCGAGGTGCGGCCCGGTCCGGTGGTGACGCTTTACGAATTGGAGCCGGCGCCCGGCATCAAGTCGAGCCGCGTCATCGGTCTTGCCGACGACATCGCCCGCTCGATGAGCGCCATCTCGGCCCGCGTCGCCGTCATTCCCGGCAAGAACGCCATCGGCATCGAGCTGCCGAACCAGAAACGCGAGACGGTCTACTTCCGCGAGATGATCGCGTCGGAATCCTTCCAGCACAACAAGGCGAAGCTGGCGCTGGCGCTCGGCAAGACGATCGGCGGCGAGGCGGTCATCGCCGATCTCGCCAAGATGCCGCATCTTCTCGTCGCCGGCACCACCGGCTCGGGCAAGTCGGTGTCGATCAACACCATGATCCTGTCGCTGCTCTACCGGCTGTCGCCGGCCGAGTGCCGGATGATCATGATCGACCCGAAGATGCTCGAACTTTCCGTCTATGACGGCATTCCGCATCTTCTTTCCCCCGTCGTCACCGATCCGAAGAAGGCCGTCGTCGCGCTGAAATGGACGGTGCGCGAGATGGAGGACCGCTATCGCAAGATGTCGAAGGTCGGCGTGCGCAACATCGACGGTTTCAACGCCCGCGTCGCCGCCGCCATCGAAAAGGGCGAGACGATCTCGCGCACCGTGCAGACGGGATTCGACCGCGAGACCGGCGAGCCGATCTTCGAGTCGGAGGAGTTCGACCTCCAGCCGCTGCCCTACATCGTCGTCATCATCGACGAGATGGCCGACCTGATGATGGTCGCGGGCAAGGACATCGAAGGCACGGTCCAGCGCCTCGCCCAGATGGCCCGCGCCGCCGGCATCCATGTCATCATGGCGACGCAGCGCCCCTCGGTCGACGTCATCACCGGCACCATCAAGGCGAATTTTCCGACCCGCATCTCCTTCCAGGTGACGTCGAAGATCGACAGCCGCACCATCCTGCAGGAACAGGGCGCCGAACAGCTGCTCGGCATGGGCGACATGCTGTTCATGGCCGGCGGCGGGCGCATCCAGCGCGTCCACGGTCCCTTCGTCGACGATGCCGAGGTCGAGCATATCGTGGCGCATTTGAAGGCGCAGGGCACGCCCGACTATCTCGACGCGATCCTCGAAGAAGATGACGAGTTGGGCGGCGAGACGGGCGGCAAGGGTGGCGATACCGGCGGCGATCCGGACGGCGAGGCCGACCTCTACGACCAGGCGGTGGCGATCGTCCTGCGCGACGGCAAGGCCTCGACCTCCTACGTGCAGCGGCGCCTGTCGATCGGCTACAACCGGGCCGCCTCGATCATCGAGAGGATGGAACGCGAGGGGATCGTCGGGCCTGCGAACCATGCCGGCAAGCGCGAAATCCTCGTGCCGACGGAAGAAGAGCGGATGTAG
- a CDS encoding P-II family nitrogen regulator: MKIVMAIIKPFKLDEVREALTAVGIQGLTVTEVKGYGRQKGHTEIYRGTEYAVSFLPKLKVEVAVATDMVDRAVEAITVAAKTGQIGDGKIFVFGIDSAVRIRTGEVDANAL, encoded by the coding sequence ATGAAAATCGTGATGGCCATCATCAAGCCGTTCAAGCTCGACGAGGTGCGTGAAGCCCTGACCGCCGTCGGGATCCAGGGGCTCACCGTGACGGAAGTGAAGGGCTACGGCCGCCAGAAGGGTCATACCGAGATCTATCGCGGCACCGAATATGCCGTGAGCTTCCTGCCCAAGCTGAAGGTCGAGGTCGCCGTGGCGACCGACATGGTCGACCGCGCCGTCGAGGCGATCACGGTCGCCGCCAAGACCGGCCAGATCGGCGACGGAAAGATCTTCGTCTTCGGCATCGATTCCGCCGTGCGCATCCGCACCGGCGAAGTCGACGCGAACGCGCTCTGA
- a CDS encoding nitrite/sulfite reductase: MYRYDEFDERFVRDRVAQFTSQVERRLDGSLSEDEFRPLRLKNGLYLQLHAYMLRVAVPYGTLRSKQLRQLALIAEKFDKGYAHFTTRQNLQFNWPKLSDVPEILGLLADVEMHCIQTSGNCIRNVTADQFAGIAKDEVEDPRPTAELIRQWSSLHPEFAWLPRKFKIAVTGAEHDRAAILVHDIGLRVRRHPETQEIGYEVIVGGGLGRTPMIGKVIRDFLPKAEILAFLEAVMRVYNSEGRRDNKFKARVKILVHETGPEEFIRRVEAEYAQLNGPTINAPEEEVERIASYFANPEFEDLPGHSALLAAARQIDPGLDRFVSQNGFAHRQPGYIALTVSLKPVGGVPGDMSADQMRAFADIAERWSFDELRITHAQNLVLPSVRLDDLPEVYHALKAAGLATANAGLVTDIIACPGLDYCALATARSIGVAQEIAETFRDEERQSAIGPLQIKISGCINACGHHHVGHIGILGLEKSGKENYQITVGGDATENAALGERLGPGIDGEHVSGAIEAIVDVYMNQRKDGEAFIQTVRRAGLEPFKAGFTAYVSEKTGKSLEELA, from the coding sequence ATGTATCGCTACGACGAATTCGACGAGCGCTTCGTGCGCGACCGGGTCGCCCAGTTCACCAGCCAGGTCGAACGCCGGCTGGACGGCTCGCTGTCGGAAGACGAGTTCCGGCCGCTGCGGCTGAAGAATGGCCTCTATCTGCAACTGCACGCCTACATGCTGCGCGTCGCCGTGCCCTACGGCACGCTGCGCTCGAAGCAGTTGCGCCAGCTGGCGCTGATCGCGGAAAAGTTCGACAAGGGCTACGCCCACTTCACCACCCGCCAGAACCTCCAGTTCAACTGGCCGAAGCTCTCGGACGTGCCGGAGATCCTCGGCCTCCTTGCCGATGTCGAGATGCACTGCATCCAGACCTCGGGCAACTGCATCCGCAATGTCACCGCCGACCAGTTCGCCGGCATCGCCAAGGACGAGGTCGAGGATCCGCGTCCGACCGCCGAGCTGATCCGGCAGTGGTCGAGCCTGCATCCCGAATTCGCCTGGCTGCCGAGGAAGTTCAAGATCGCCGTCACCGGCGCCGAGCACGACCGTGCCGCCATCCTCGTCCACGATATCGGCCTGCGCGTCCGCCGGCATCCGGAGACGCAGGAAATCGGCTACGAGGTCATCGTCGGCGGTGGGCTCGGCCGCACCCCGATGATCGGCAAGGTGATTCGCGACTTCCTGCCGAAGGCCGAGATCCTGGCTTTTCTCGAGGCGGTGATGCGCGTCTACAATTCCGAGGGCCGCCGCGACAACAAGTTCAAGGCGCGGGTGAAGATCCTCGTGCACGAGACCGGCCCGGAGGAGTTCATCCGCCGCGTCGAGGCCGAATACGCGCAGTTGAACGGACCGACGATCAATGCGCCCGAAGAGGAAGTCGAGCGCATCGCTTCCTATTTTGCCAATCCCGAGTTTGAAGACCTCCCGGGGCACTCCGCCCTTTTGGCCGCCGCCCGGCAGATCGATCCCGGCCTCGACCGCTTCGTTTCGCAGAACGGCTTTGCCCATCGCCAGCCCGGCTATATCGCGCTCACCGTATCGCTGAAGCCCGTCGGCGGCGTTCCCGGCGACATGAGCGCCGACCAGATGCGCGCCTTCGCCGACATCGCCGAGCGCTGGTCCTTCGACGAGCTGCGCATCACGCATGCGCAGAACCTCGTCTTGCCCAGCGTCCGTTTGGATGATCTGCCCGAGGTCTACCACGCGCTGAAGGCCGCGGGGCTCGCCACCGCCAATGCCGGGCTCGTCACCGACATCATCGCCTGCCCCGGTCTCGACTACTGCGCGCTGGCGACCGCCCGCTCGATCGGCGTCGCCCAGGAGATCGCCGAGACGTTTCGCGACGAGGAACGGCAGAGCGCCATCGGCCCGCTGCAGATCAAGATCTCCGGCTGCATCAACGCCTGCGGCCACCACCATGTCGGCCATATCGGCATTCTGGGCCTCGAGAAGTCGGGCAAGGAGAACTACCAGATCACCGTCGGCGGCGACGCCACGGAGAATGCCGCCCTTGGCGAGCGTCTCGGCCCCGGCATCGACGGCGAGCATGTGTCCGGCGCGATCGAGGCGATCGTCGACGTCTACATGAATCAGCGCAAGGACGGCGAGGCGTTCATCCAGACCGTTCGCCGCGCGGGCCTCGAGCCGTTCAAGGCGGGCTTCACCGCCTATGTCAGCGAAAAGACCGGCAAGAGCCTGGAGGAACTGGCATGA